Proteins co-encoded in one Daphnia carinata strain CSIRO-1 chromosome 3, CSIRO_AGI_Dcar_HiC_V3, whole genome shotgun sequence genomic window:
- the LOC130685274 gene encoding AKT-interacting protein-like → MEFRNIASTEAHFLDKDTQEVMSKYQPVFMEYSILAEYNALRDQSKILQDVYVMPSSKDPLHWFGLIFLRSGCYAGAVFRFNIFIGKNFPQTDIPNIVFAPPIFHPKVDPVSGYMETRSSFGKWQVGVHHVWHLLLYIKKSLLVIDNRDSVNQVAADLFTHDRSEFQARATECIMECKERLNDSNQYSSDPHYLRFSPYNPNIHGTFRKAVLANAKSSGSTTAGKSLSWVKPGSLQPCSSQD, encoded by the exons ATGGAATTCCGAAATATAGCTTCTACAGAGGCACACTTTTTGGACAAAGATACACAAGAGGTCATGAGTAAATACCAACCAGTTTTTATGGAGTATTCAATTTTAGCTGAATA CAATGCTCTGAGAGACCAATCCAAAATTTTGCAAGATGTATATGTGATGCCTTCTTCAAAAGATCCTTTGC aTTGGTTTGGCCTTATCTTTCTGAGAAGTGGTTGCTACGCAGGAGCAGTATTTCGCTTTAACATTTTTATAGGCAAAAATTTTCCCCAAACTGACATTCCT AATATTGTTTTTGCGCCCCCAATATTCCACCCTAAAGTGGACCCTGTTTCAGGTTACATGGAGACCCGATCGTCCTTCGGAAAGTGGCAAGTTGGTGTCCACCATGTATGGCACTTGCTACTGTACATAAAGAAATCTTTACTTGTGATTGATAATCGCGATTCAGTGAACCAAGTCGCCGCTGATTT GTTCACGCACGATCGGTCCGAGTTTCAGGCGAGAGCTACCGAATGCATTATGGAATGCAAAGAACGTCTAAATGATTCCAATCAATACTCAAGTGATCCACATTATTTGAGATTTTCGCCATATAATCCCAACATTCATGGAACTTTCCGCAAAGCTGTTCTTGCGAATGCCAAATCAAGTGGCTCAACCACTGCGGGGAAATCCCTTTCTTGGGTAAAACCCGGCTCGCTGCAACCCTGTTCTAGTCAGGATTGA
- the LOC130685302 gene encoding potassium voltage-gated channel protein Shaw-like, with amino-acid sequence MAMDGENRIVLNVGGIRFETYKTTLKKIPATRLSRLTEALVNYDPILNEYFFDRHPGVFSQILNYYRTGKLHYPSHVCGPLFEEELEFWGLDSNQVEPCCWMTYTVHRDTQQTLAILDKLDIETEKPTEEEIARKFGYEEDYLAGRLSLWQRFKPATWSLFDEPYSSLPAKGVAVISVFFICVSVLSFCLKTHPSMRVPFLRNITVSGPGNSSYFLLDKVKTEPHEAFFYVELVCNIWFTLEISIRFVVSPDKCEFLQSPVNVIDLVATLSFYTDMLLQELAHHVDNADILEFFSIIRILRLFKLTRHSPGLKILIHTFKASAKELTLLVFFLMLGIVIFASLVYYGERLQANPHNDFKSIPEGLWWAIVTMTTVGYGDMAPKTYAGMFVGALCALAGVLTISLPVPVIVSNFSMFYSHTQARSKLPKRRRRVLPVEQPRNRKQRIPDRTSNNQQSRADGIGRRFAAGTTKLTQPFINRLGYLNGSTSESPAVVVAPLGGVTSKIPGPLLRVNTGGGDSKTLHVPVIVASSPPPAHQDIVSFRSQDCCVSSGNGKSGQTYAL; translated from the exons ATGGCAATGGACGGCGAGAACCGGATCGTGCTGAACGTGGGCGGAATCCGATTCGAGACGTACAAGACGACTTTGAAAAAGATCCCGGCCACAAGATTGTCGAGGCTGACCGAAGCCCTCGTCAACTATGACCCGATCCTTAACGAATACTTTTTCGACCGGCATCCGGGCGTCTTCTCGCAGATCCTCAACTATTACCGCACCGGCAAGCTCCACTACCCGTCGCATGTTTGCGGGCCACTCTTCGAGGAGGAGCTCGAATTTTGGGGACTCGACTCCAATCAAGTCGAGCCCTGTTGCTGGATGACTTACACCGTCCACCGCGACACGCAG CAAACACTGGCCATTTTGGACAAACTGGACATCGAAACGGAGAAGCCAACGGAAGAGGAGATTGCCAGAAAATTCGGCTACGAAGAAGATTACCTGGCCGGACGCCTTa GTTTATGGCAGCGATTCAAGCCAGCCACATGGTCGCTGTTTGACGAGCCCTACTCATCTCTCCCGGCCAAG GGGGTGGCAGTCATTTCCGTCTTCTTCATCTGTGTCTCGGTCCTCTCGTTTTGTCTGAAAACACATCCGAGCATGCGAGTGCCCTTTCTCCGCAATATTACCGTCAGCGGACCGGGCAATTCATCCTATTTCTTGCTGGACAAGGTTAAGACTG AACCGCACGAGGCTTTCTTCTACGTTGAACTG GTCTGCAATATCTGGTTCACGCTGGAGATTTCCATTCGGTTCGTTGTCAG TCCGGACAAGTGTGAGTTCCTGCAGTCGCCCGTCAACGTCATCGATCTAGTGGCCACTCTGTCCTTCTACACCGACATGCTCTTACAG GAACTGGCCCATCATGTCGACAATGCGGACATCCTCGAATTTTTCTCAATCATCCGcattttgcgtttgtttaaaCTGACCCGACATTCTCCAGGTCTCAAAATCCTC ATTCACACGTTCAAAGCGTCTGCTAAAGAATTGACGCTACTCGTCTTTTTCTTGATGTTGGGCATCGTCATCTTCGCCAGCCTCGTCTACTATGGCGAACGACTTCAGGCCAATCCACACAACGACTTCAAA AGCATCCCCGAAGGTCTTTGGTGGGCTATCGTAACTATGACTACCGTCGGTTATGGAGATATGGCACCCAAAACAT ATGCTGGGATGTTTGTTGGCGCCTTGTGCGCTCTGGCTGGCGTGCTCACCATCTCGCTGCCCGTGCCCGTCATCGTTTCCAACTTCTCAATGTTTTACAGCCACACGCAGGCTAGGTCGAAATTACCAAAGCGGAGACGAAGGGTGTTGCCCGTCGAGCAGCCACGAAATAGGAAGCAGAGAATACCCGACCGTACCAGCAATAATCAGCAAAGCAGGGCGGATGGAATCGGGCGTCGCTTTGCTGCTGGCACTACGAAATTGACGCAACCTTTCATTAATCGACTCg gttaccTGAATGGCTCAACTTCTGAGAGTCCAGCAGTTGTGGTTGCTCCACTTGGCGGTGTAACATCCAAAATCCCTGGACCACTACTACGGGTAAACACTGGAGGAGGAGATTCCAAGACTCTTCACG TGCCAGTGATTGTGGCCAGCAGTCCGCCTCCGGCCCATCAGGACATTGTCAGCTTCAGAAGTCAAGATTGTTGTGTATCTTCTGGCAATGGCAAATCTGGACAAACCTATGCTTTATAA
- the LOC130685276 gene encoding acyl-protein thioesterase 1-like, with protein sequence MAGKVIIEASAKHTATVIFFHGLGDTGHGWASSLAEIKPAFVKLVCPTAPTIPVTLNSGFRMPAWFDLKGLDLSAGEDTEGIQRAAATVQSLIEDEIKGGIPSNRIIIGGFSQGGALSLYSSLVSQHTLGGVVALSCWLPLRDSFPAKIAGNTETPILMCHGDSDPIVPHRWGEQSAALFKKFNKSVEFRTYRNLAHSSSDEEMRDVKAFIMRNLA encoded by the exons ATGGCTGGCAAAGTTATCATCGAGGCTTCCGCGAAACATACTGCAACG GTCATATTCTTTCACGGACTTGGAGACACGGG TCATGGTTGGGCTAGCTCTTTG gCTGAAATCAAACCAGCATTCGTTAAGTTGGTCTGCCCAACTGC GCCAACGATTCCAGTCACATTGAATTCTGGGTTTAGGATGCCAGCATG GTTTGATCTCAAGGGCCTTGATCTGAGTGCAGGTGAGGATACAGAGGGTATCCAAAGAGCTGCTGCCACAGTGCAAAGTCTGATCGAGGATGAGATCAAGGGTGGTATTCCATCCAACCGCATCATTATTGGTGGCTTCTCCCAAGGAGGTGCCCTATCTCTGTATTCTTCCCTAGTCAGCCAGCACACGCTAGGTGGTGTTGTGGCTCTGTCGTGCTGGCTTCCGTTACGTGACAGTTTCCCGGCT AAAATTGCTGGCAACACGGAAACCCCTATTCTTATGTGTCACGGGGATTCAGATCCTATCGTTCCTCATCGGTGGGGTGAGCAGAGTGCAGCGCTTTTTAAGAAATTCAACAAATCGGTTGAATTTCGTACGTACAGAAACTTGGCCCATTCGTCTTCCGATGAG GAAATGAGGGATGTAAAGGCATTCATAATGCGTAACTTAGCTTAG